The following is a genomic window from Candidatus Poribacteria bacterium.
TGTATGGCGGCGAGCTCCCAGTGGGGTTTGGGTTCGAAGTCGAACTGTGGCTTTTCACCCCATTCCCTGACCACCACGTTATCCGTCTCGTCTTCGCCGACGGGAACGCTTTCGTGAGGAATGTTGGGGATCATCAGGAGCAGATCATCGATTTTCCTTTTAAGCTCTCTCTCCTCATCTTCGAGCTTCCTGACCCTTTGTGAGACCGATTTCATCTGTGAGATGATCTCAGATACGTCCTTTCCCTCCTTTTTGAGCCTGCCGATCTCTCTGGAGAACTCCTTCTGTTTTCCCCTGAGCGATTGAAGCTCGGTCAGAATCGAGCGCCATTCTCTATCGCGCTCTAAAAGCTCATCCAGTGGAGCCTCGGTGTTGCGCTTCCTGAGAGCATCCCTGACCATATCGGGGTTTTCCCTTATGAACTTCAAATCAAGCATCTCAATCCCTCCGGAGCAAGGCTATCCCTTTATAACTCCTAACGGCCTCATCCGGGCAACTCTCTTCGATATGCCTGCTCCATGTGCGGTGTTGACCACCTCATCGACGTCCTTATACGCGTCGGGCATCTCCTCAGCCAGCGTCTCCCTACCGGCCGAACGCACATATATGTCCTGCTCCTCCAGTTCCCTCTGGATGTTTCGGCCCCTGGCCGTTCTGATAGCCTGTCTTCTGCTCAGGACCCTTCCGGCGCCATGGCAGGTTGTGCCGAATGCCTCCTTCATGGCGAGCTCAGTTCCAACCAACACGTATGAATGGGTGCCCATATCTCCTGGGATGATGACCGGCTGGCCGATGGATCTGTATCTCTCAGGGATATCAGGATGCCCGGGCGGGAAAGCTCGCGTAGCACCCTTTCGGTGAACGCATAGAGTAACCTTCTTCCCGTTAAGATCATGTTTTTCGATCTTGGCGATGTTATGGGCGACGTCGTAGACCAAATCCATCCCCAGCTGTGAATCGCTCATGGCGAAGAATTTCTGGAAGACCTGGCGCGTCCAATGCATCAGACACTGTCTGTTAGCCCAGGCGTAGTTGGCCGCGCAGGCCATTGCGGCGAGATACCTCTGCCCTTCAGGGGAGTTTACAGGAGCACAAACGAGCTGTCTGTCGGGAATGGAGATGCCGTATTTTTGCGGAACCCTCGACCAGGCTTTGATCGTGTCGTCGCAGACCTGATGACCGAAGCCGCGCGAGCCCGTGTGGATCATGACGGTGATCATTCCTTCCTCTAATCCGAGGAGTTCAGCGGCATGCCTATCGTATATCTTCTCGACGAGCTGAACTTCAAGGAAGTGATTTCCGGAGCCGAGGGTGCCGAGTTGATTTCTGCCGCGCTGATACGCCCTTCGAGATGGGGCCGACGGATCGGCGAACTCCAGGCAGCCGTTCTCCTCCGTGTAGAGTAGGTCTTCCGGCCTACCATAGCCGTTATCAACGGCCCATCTGGCACCCTTTTTCAGGACGTTTCTCATCTCAGACTCAGATAGCCTGATACTTCCTGTTGAACCGACCCCAGTGGGTATTCTCTCAAAGAGAGCATTTACCAGATCTCTGATCCTGTCCCTAACATCATCATATGTGAGATTGGTCCTGAGCAATCTCACGCCACAGTTATGGACGACGACGCCATTGGCTATGAAATTATGAGCTTCGTGATAAACTCCCACATCGTAGAATCTGTCGTAGTCCGGTTTAACGTGTTCGACTTTAACGATCCTGTCAGCAACGAAGCCACCCTCATAGCCGAGCTTATCCGCGAACTCCTCAAAAGTCGGAAAGCTCTGAGCTATCCTATTAGCTTTTTTAACCGCCTCCTTACGGATTCCCCTAACCCGCTCCTTCCTTTTCAGGTATTCATAACCTATAA
Proteins encoded in this region:
- a CDS encoding RtcB family protein, coding for MAKIKVEKLSNYKWRIPKGSVPGMRVDGIFYASERLYKDIQNDNSLLQLANVATLPGIVKYSLAMPDIHWGYGFPIGGVAATDPEEGGIISPGGVGYDVNCLAPDSRVLTEHGYWVKVEDLPERFKLQELKVYDIEEGHNDSSRISLVAERKVESHEIAIRITTENNRIVEGSDDHPVLTPEGYKPLGEIKEGGYLLVYPFEGLEYEEDPEFILTEKDFNGYDTQILRYYRERGLVPLRGSDPRIGTIARLLGFAFGAGSLHLESGKRLILSFYGKGEELEEIRKDLRKLGIKPSKIYTRGRNLHTETAWGRTYEGESGSARIKITSGAFALFMHKLGMPVGKKTEQVYNVPRWIIRAPRWVKRNFLAGFFGANGSIPEFKSYTPLPINLTQSKHADLEGNLLAFLGDIVDLLREFEVESIIYPVKSLRGGVTYRLSIVGEENIKRFLGLINYEYAIEKKVKGLIGYEYLKRKERVRGIRKEAVKKANRIAQSFPTFEEFADKLGYEGGFVADRIVKVEHVKPDYDRFYDVGVYHEAHNFIANGVVVHNCGVRLLRTNLTYDDVRDRIRDLVNALFERIPTGVGSTGSIRLSESEMRNVLKKGARWAVDNGYGRPEDLLYTEENGCLEFADPSAPSRRAYQRGRNQLGTLGSGNHFLEVQLVEKIYDRHAAELLGLEEGMITVMIHTGSRGFGHQVCDDTIKAWSRVPQKYGISIPDRQLVCAPVNSPEGQRYLAAMACAANYAWANRQCLMHWTRQVFQKFFAMSDSQLGMDLVYDVAHNIAKIEKHDLNGKKVTLCVHRKGATRAFPPGHPDIPERYRSIGQPVIIPGDMGTHSYVLVGTELAMKEAFGTTCHGAGRVLSRRQAIRTARGRNIQRELEEQDIYVRSAGRETLAEEMPDAYKDVDEVVNTAHGAGISKRVARMRPLGVIKG